Within Dysgonomonas sp. HDW5A, the genomic segment TTTCATAATCCTTTTTCTTTTTTGTTTTGATCTTCCTGTAATGACTGTCTGGTTTCCTCCAAAAGCTTATCCAAGTCATCTATTGATAAATTGGCTTCTTTGGCAAAGAAAGAAGTCATCGAAGAAAAAGATCCGTCGAAATAGTTTTTCAAAAAGCCGAATAATTGTTTTTTCGAGTAGTCTTCTTTTTTTATAATCGCCCAGTAAACATTCGATCGACCATCCGTTCTGTGAGCCACAAACTCTTTAGTCTCTAATATTCCTAAAATGGTAGCTATGGTAGTTCTTGCTGGTTTCTCTTTAATAAACTCCTTTAATATATCCTGCACTGTGCCCTCCCCTAGAGTCCACAGTATCTGCATAATTTGTTCTTCAGCCTTTGTCAGTTGCATAATTATTCGATGTTATGAAGCAAATGTATGTCTAAAAAATTAGACATACAATAGTCCACCTCTTTTTTCGTCTAAAAAGTTAGACATATAGAGATTTCAGTCCCCAATTTAGTTAAAATATATATTATTAATAAGCTATATAAATACCACGGAGTGCGTTTCGGCTAACGAGAAAACCCTTATATCGGATTTGAACTGCTTTATTAAAGAATGTAAATAGATTAAACCTCTACTCTTATTTCAGGTCAAAGATGCATAAACAATTAAAAGTAAGAAAATATGAAAAAGATATTATTGTCATTAGCATTATTAGCAAGTATTTCATTCGGGGTATCAGCTCAAGGCAAAGATGGCGGACGCAGAGGTGGCGACAGAACTAAAGCTCTTCAAGAGTTGAACCTGACAGCAGAGCAACAAGAGAAAATGAAAGCTTTGACAGAAGATTTTAAAACAAAGAACAGTGCATTACGAAGTCAGCAAAGAGATTTACGAAAAACTCATCAGGCAGATATAAAAGCATTACTTACACCCGAGCAGCAAGTAAAATGGCAAGCTATGGTTGATAAGAAAACAAAGGGAGATAATAGAGGTGGTAAGAATTTTGGAAACAGAAACAGAGGCGGAAAACAAATGAAGTTAGATGCTGCAACGACAGCTAAATTAGCAGATTTGAAATCGAATTTCGAAAAAGAAAAGAAAGCTGTAGAAATGACCCGCATAGCTCCCGAAGTTCAAAAAGAGAGAATTCAAGCTTTAAGAGATAAGTATAGAACCGAAAAAAGAGCAATCATAAAAGAAGCACGCCCTAAAAAAGACGAAAACCGTGTAGTGTAAATAAAGTTTATAGTTTAATACATGAAGAGGCTGCCCGCAAAAGTGGGGCAGCCTCTTTTATTTTCGACTCCGGATATTCTTATTATTTAAGTTCGCAGAACTATTTATTGCTTTGGCAAGCAAAACAGCGATAGGCTGTTATGCCTTTAAAATGTGTCATTAAATATTTCCTTTTACTTAAATGAGTTGAATATAGGAGAAATCATTGCATTATAAGTGTCTTTTTCTTCTTTTGGATATTTAAGAATAGCTGTAACTAAAGCTCCTTTCGTGAAAATTGTCTTTTGATAATAGAGCATGTCTCCATCCAGACCCGATATAACATAATAATTGGGACTCAATGCACTATGAGCAATCTGACGTCCTTTTTTATCGGCTATGTCTTCTTCATAAGCTGCATTAAAAGCCAGAGAGGCACCACTCTTATCTGTACGCTTATCGCTATAAATACGCAACTCTGCTTTTCCTTCGGCAGCCTTGAAAATTTGCTCTTCACTATTTGCTGAGGCATCCTGAGGTAAAAGTATATCTTTCGGATAGCTTATACTGTATCCCAAAAGTTCATTGGTATAAGTACCTGCTGCTACTTTGTTACTATCGGCAACCTGTTCAACAGATTCACTCTGTGCATTCTCTTTATTTGAATTTCCACCGCAACTAACAACCATTACGGCTAGTGCTAAGATAATTGTACTTTTAATAAGTTTCATATTATTTTATTTAAAGGTCTCAGACCTGTTTATTGATTAAGCAACAAAGAAACTATATCGAAATATACAGTCCCATATTTACACAGATGATAAAGATATAGAAAATCATCGTATCGGCATTACTTTTTCAGGTTCGATTATGCATATCAACTATTTATACCTTACAATACATGTTAAAAGATTATTTTTCCTATTTTTGGAATTATACAACCTTAATTTATTTATTATATGAAAACATCAAAAATAACAGTACTCACTTTTTTATTAATGGGTACCTTCTTTATCACTTCTTGCACAAAAGAAAAAAAGAAAGAAAAAGAAAACTTCATCAACGAAAATGTAGAGTTTGCCTCAGCACAAACAAAGCTTATGCTTGCTAATGTAGGAGAACCAACAGGCAAAAACTATCCACGCACGGCCAATGAGAACGGTACACTGAGAGTTACCGATATGTATGACTGGACTCCCGGATTTTTTCCCGGTTCGCTATGGTATTTATATGAATTGACCGGTGATACTACATGGAGATACAATGCCGAGAAATGGACACATTCGCTCGAACCTCTAAAAACGTATACTGGCAATCACGATCTTGGCTTTATGATGTATTGCAGCTATGGTAATGCCGAACGGTTGGCTTCTAAGCCTGAATACAAGGATATACTGATTGAGAGTGCCCGGTCTTTATCAACACGATATGATGATAAAGTACAATCGATAAAGTCCTGGAATGGGGGTAAGGCATGGGGAGATACTACAAAATGGACTTTTCCGGTTATCATTGATAATATGATGAATCTTGAGTTACTTTTCAATGCTTCGAAAATATCGGGAGATAAACAATTCTACGATATTGCTGTAAAGCATGCTAATACAACCATCAAAAATCATTTCCGGGAAGACTTCAGCTCGTATCATGTTGTAGATTACGATACCATAACGGGGGACGTCCGTTTCAAAGGAACAGCTCAGGGTTTTAGCGACAACTCTACATGGGCTCGCGGTCAGGCATGGGCAATTTACGGATTTACTATGGTCTACAGGGAAACAAAGGATTCAACTTATCTGAATACAGCTAAACAGTTGGCTGATTACTTCATAAAAAATTTACCTGCCGATTTTATACCTCTATGGGATTTTAATGTAGCCCAGACCGGATATACCCCTCAGGGAAAATCATATGCTGTAGAGTTTCAGGAAAAATTAAAAGATGCATCGGCAGCAGCCATTGTCTGCTCTGCCTTATTTGAATTAGGGGAGTTTACTCAGAATAAATCTTACACCGAAATGGCGATCAAAATGCTTCATAGCTTGGCATCTCCAAATTATAGAGCAACTTTAGGCACAAATGCTAATTTCATAATTATGCATTGTGTGGGAAGTATTCCTCATAAGTCAGAGATTAACGTTCCGTTATGCTATGCCGATTACTACTTCTTAGAAGCACTGGTTAGATATAAGAATCTTAAATAAGGTCTCCGACTAGTAAAAAAGAGGGTGTGACAAAAGAAGTTAGTAACGCATAACACACAGATACTATACTTTCTGTTTTTTCAGTGTAATCGTTGTTCTATCTAGACTTTTGGCACACCTTCTTTTTTTTTCGTGAATTTTCTTTTATTTTTTTGTAACCAATCACACTTCAAGGTAGTCATATAAGAAAAACCTAAACAATTATGAAAATACTAGTAT encodes:
- a CDS encoding PsbP-related protein, which gives rise to MKLIKSTIILALAVMVVSCGGNSNKENAQSESVEQVADSNKVAAGTYTNELLGYSISYPKDILLPQDASANSEEQIFKAAEGKAELRIYSDKRTDKSGASLAFNAAYEEDIADKKGRQIAHSALSPNYYVISGLDGDMLYYQKTIFTKGALVTAILKYPKEEKDTYNAMISPIFNSFK
- a CDS encoding BlaI/MecI/CopY family transcriptional regulator; the protein is MQLTKAEEQIMQILWTLGEGTVQDILKEFIKEKPARTTIATILGILETKEFVAHRTDGRSNVYWAIIKKEDYSKKQLFGFLKNYFDGSFSSMTSFFAKEANLSIDDLDKLLEETRQSLQEDQNKKEKGL
- a CDS encoding glycoside hydrolase family 88 protein, whose protein sequence is MKTSKITVLTFLLMGTFFITSCTKEKKKEKENFINENVEFASAQTKLMLANVGEPTGKNYPRTANENGTLRVTDMYDWTPGFFPGSLWYLYELTGDTTWRYNAEKWTHSLEPLKTYTGNHDLGFMMYCSYGNAERLASKPEYKDILIESARSLSTRYDDKVQSIKSWNGGKAWGDTTKWTFPVIIDNMMNLELLFNASKISGDKQFYDIAVKHANTTIKNHFREDFSSYHVVDYDTITGDVRFKGTAQGFSDNSTWARGQAWAIYGFTMVYRETKDSTYLNTAKQLADYFIKNLPADFIPLWDFNVAQTGYTPQGKSYAVEFQEKLKDASAAAIVCSALFELGEFTQNKSYTEMAIKMLHSLASPNYRATLGTNANFIIMHCVGSIPHKSEINVPLCYADYYFLEALVRYKNLK